Proteins from a single region of Drosophila biarmipes strain raj3 chromosome 3R, RU_DBia_V1.1, whole genome shotgun sequence:
- the LOC108024718 gene encoding outer dynein arm-docking complex subunit 1: protein MEEIKKFDKVAFLESYLLKHKELGKRQREYKKILSSKLKTRKETIIEASYETAIDQLEEEKNDLRAQIWVASGTTHKKQNNRWLELIRCHVECQENLSQDINSLKTSIFNMEKEISRMAKQIYNLNRLTIPDQQHQAYVMKARKRMTILENSLEVGVRHECGFTAANADLREQLIRILNHRTFFNDSYTKMVQKLNSEKKYLIDLIEYALNTFDGCIEVYEKIDMLAKREAKERDLRRVEMQGIMRKVAADGDNSAFLNCKSKARELADLQPKEYKRRDEFRRVHNKKINLYNSVLQKILQYTDSNNMDEVIDKFQQQESLYYSFFNYANEMSYHITMLNNSVNRLFEDIVTLKKDNSNTLQDQLDQIASLENKVRTKQESNMELHKARESNDARLENLLQGMETVCEMCSIDASPLAKLLGDHTHVNLVNVNRFLKILETRVQELTASVYVMERQEEGRFDYVVKQIEKICELPTDLNDIVLTQQCPECAEGEAFNMDEGGDGVLVHTVTEAKKKLYEKVTQPEMQYRLHSISQCRLPRSRLLAAKRNM from the coding sequence ATGGAGGAAATCAAGAAGTTCGACAAGGTGGCCTTCCTGGAGAGCTACCTGCTGAAGCACAAGGAGCTGGGCAAGCGCCAGAGGGAGTACAAGAAGATCCTGTCCAGCAAGCTGAAGACGCGCAAGGAGACGATCATCGAGGCCAGCTATGAGACGGCCATCGATCagctggaggaggagaagaACGACCTAAGGGCCCAGATCTGGGTGGCCAGTGGAACGACCCACAAGAAGCAGAACAACCGCTGGCTGGAGCTGATCCGATGCCATGTGGAGTGCCAGGAGAACCTCTCGCAGGACATTAACTCCCTGAAGACGTCCATTTTCAACATGGAGAAGGAGATCAGTCGCATGGCCAAGCAAATATACAACCTCAATCGCTTGACCATTCCGGATCAGCAGCATCAGGCGTATGTGATGAAGGCCAGGAAGAGGATGACCATTCTGGAGAACTCCCTGGAGGTGGGGGTGCGGCACGAGTGTGGTTTCACGGCAGCCAATGCCGATCTGCGAGAGCAACTCATCCGCATCCTGAATCACAGGACTTTCTTCAACGATTCCTACACCAAAATGGTGCAGAAACTCAACAGCGAGAAGAAGTATCTCATAGATCTCATCGAGTATGCCCTGAATACGTTCGATGGCTGCATCGAGGTGTACGAGAAGATAGACATGCTGGCCAAAAGGGAGGCTAAGGAGCGGGATCTGCGGCGTGTGGAGATGCAGGGCATCATGCGGAAGGTGGCCGCCGATGGGGATAACTCAGCATTCCTCAACTGCAAGTCCAAGGCCCGGGAACTGGCCGATCTGCAGCCCAAGGAGTACAAGCGAAGGGACGAATTCCGGCGGGTGCACAACAAGAAGATCAATCTCTATAACTCGGTGCTGCAGAAGATCCTGCAGTACACCGACTCCAATAACATGGACGAGGTGATTGACAAGTTCCAGCAGCAGGAGAGTCTCTACTACTCGTTCTTCAACTATGCCAACGAGATGAGCTACCACATCACGATGCTAAACAACTCGGTGAATCGCCTTTTCGAGGACATAGTTACCCTCAAAAAGGACAACTCCAACACGCTGCAGGACCAGCTGGATCAGATCGCCAGTCTGGAGAACAAGGTGCGCACCAAGCAGGAATCCAACATGGAGCTGCACAAGGCGCGGGAGAGCAACGATGCGCGGCTGGAGAATCTGCTGCAGGGCATGGAGACCGTCTGCGAGATGTGCTCCATTGATGCCAGTCCGCTGGCCAAGCTGCTGGGCGACCACACTCATGTGAACCTGGTCAATGTCAATCGATTCCTTAAGATCCTCGAAACCAGGGTGCAGGAGCTGACCGCCAGCGTTTACGTGATGGAGCGCCAGGAGGAGGGCCGCTTCGACTATGTGGTCAAGCAGATCGAGAAGATCTGCGAACTGCCCACCGATCTCAACGACATTGTGCTCACCCAGCAGTGTCCCGAGTGCGCCGAGGGCGAGGCCTTCAACATGGACGAGGGCGGCGACGGGGTGCTCGTCCACACGGTCACCGAGGCCAAGAAGAAGCTCTACGAGAAGGTCACCCAGCCGGAGATGCAGTACCGCCTGCACAGCATCAGCCAGTGCCGGCTGCCGCGCTCCCGCCTCCTGGCCGCCAAGCGCAATATGTAG
- the LOC108024719 gene encoding hatching enzyme 1.2 translates to MSHQKIFLVLALTLTVCQAHPFVSYDDVDDTEVIELPGNGIEEAPPTLGKDIIDLTPLGTALFGKPDEEQTGDRVGNFSADADAMNPEELGSYLEGDMLVPQSELIMKNGLPTQSSRWPNGVVPYEIRGSFSATDMATIEHAIAEYHRRTCIRFVRRSSERDYISIRGDNSGCWSSVGRVGGKQDVNLQSPGCLSRPGTAMHELMHALGFLHEQNRMERDGYVAIQYNNVQSSARNNFEKAARTEAFGVPYDYGSVMHYSKNAFSINGQPTILAMQAGGAEKMGQRNGFSDSDIMKLNRMYDCGTANSVPVSPVAPAPGAAPGAAAGSGNPIVDSFLGGLISGLGLGDEKKETSS, encoded by the exons ATGAGCCACCAAAAGATATTTCTAGTCCTAGCTTTGACTCTAACGGTCTGCCAGGCTCATCCTTTTGTGTCCTACGATGATGTGGATGACACGGAGGTCATCGAGCTGCCTGGCAATGGCATCGAGGAGGCCCCACCCACTCTCGGCAAGGACATAATCGATCTTACCCCGCTGGGCACAGCGCTCTTTGGCAAGCCGGATGAGGAGCAGACGGGCGATCGAGTGGGCAACTTCAGTGCCGATGCGGATGCCATGAATCCCGAGGAGCTGGGCAGCTACCTGGAGGGCGATATGCTGGTGCCCCAATCGGAACTGATCATGAAGAACGGCCTGCCCACGCAGTCCTCCCGCTGGCCCAATGGTGTGGTGCCCTACGAGATCCGCGGTAGCTTCAGTGCCACGGACATGGCCACCATTGAGCATGCCATTGCGGAGTACCATCGCAGGACTTGCATTCGGTTTGTGAGGCGCAGCTCGGAGCGAGACTACATCTCCATTCGCGGCGACAACTCGGGATGCTGGTCGTCCGTGGGTCGCGTGGGTGGCAAGCAGGACGTGAATCTGCAATCCCCCGGCTGCCTTAGTCGCCCTGGTACTGCCATGCACGAGCTGATGCATGCCCTTGGATTCCTCCACGAACAGAACCGCATGGAGCGCGATGGCTATGTGGCCATCCAGTATAATAATGTCCAGTCCTCGGCGAGGAACAATTTCGAGAAGGCCGCCCGCACCGAGGCCTTTGGAGTGCCCTACGACTATGGCAGCGTGATGCACTACTCCAAGAACGCCTTCTCCATCAACGGACAGCCCACCATCCTGGCCATG CAAGCTGGCGGAGCCGAAAAGATGGGCCAGAGGAATGGCTTCTCCGACTCTGATATCATGAAGCTGAACCGCATGTACGATTGTGGAACTGCCAATTCCGTTCCAGTTTCTCCTGTTGCGCCTGCTCCTGGAGCTGCTCCTGGCGCCGCTGCTGGCAGCGGCAATCCCATTGTGGACAGCTTCCTGGGCGGTCTGATCAGCGGTTTGGGCTTGGGCGATGAGAAGAAGGAGACCAGCTCTTAG
- the LOC108024716 gene encoding cell division cycle protein 16 homolog: protein MPGDTENTSTDTTNDHIDLAVYRQLVKQFIDMRRYSTALFWAEKVAVLSGQEPRDIYYQAQCMYLLGEYHRAAHTIQHHKLEKNSLPCFNLLLESLYAAKEYTEAANAIQNVEVEVMTTSLINQPVDAGSGCYLESNSVFGGEENHRNELLSSIYLMKGKVYEALDNRGMAMDFYVQALHKSIYCFEALEALVQHEMLMAWEEFELMHHLPLAQQSSETDAKFILKLYESRLKKYYELISARNAEEISPIVNPDILKFIKEFTARVQQTGSSDSQMPKVSALKVPLTPSQFMSPAQKVLEDLKAPTFSLQTSLSKASSLIDSSHRSMFDSSSRRRSRDHDADTFIPLGDCLDRVQRSTDIMAAEAEKCFYDCDYKQCMKILNELLKVDPFHNNALTIQIACLVENGDFNRLFYVAHKLVDRYPDKAISWYAVGCYYDMIGKSDPARRYLSKATALDRLYGPAWLAYGHSFANENEHEQAMAAYFKATQLMRGCHLPLLYIGVECGLTKNLELAEKFFLQAMNIAPLDVYVLHELGVIKYEYEFFDGAATIFQCTVDIVKQRAKTNNEEISARWEPLFINLGHSLRKVHKYEEALYNFQYALLLRPQTPTTYTSIGFIHALLGNLDPAIEAFHKSLALNRDCIVTSTILKSCIEDLMDDSATIDEICSAALRDVAKNITANSRRVLNSDKFNGMKLKFEEEEEFTNSESNMVVDMSFDT from the exons ATGCCTGGGGACACGGAAAACACCAGCACGGACACCACCAATGACCACATCGACCTCGCCGTGTACCGGCAGCTGGTGAAACAGTTCATAGACATG CGTCGCTACTCCACTGCCCTTTTCTGGGCGGAGAAGGTGGCCGTGCTGAGTGGCCAGGAGCCCAGGGACATCTACTACCAGGCCCAGTGCATGTACCTGCTGGGGGAGTACCATCGCGCCGCCCACACCATCCAGCACCACAAGCTGGAGAAGAACTCGCTGCCGTGCTTCAACCTGCTCCTGGAGAGCCTCTACGCTGCCAAGGAGTACACGGAGGCAGCCAACGCCATCCAGAACGTGGAGGTGGAGGTCATGACCACGTCGCTGATCAACCAGCCCGTGGATGCCGGCAGTGGCTGCTACCTGGAGAGCAACAGTGTCTTTGGCGGCGAGGAGAACCACCGCAACGAGCTGCTCTCCTCCATTTACCTGATGAAGGGCAAGGTGTACGAGGCGCTGGACAATCGCGGCATGGCCATGGACTTCTATGTGCAGGCCCTACACAAATCCATCTACTGCTTTGAGGCCTTGGAGGCGCTGGTTCAGCACGAGATGCTTATGGCCTGGGAAG AATTCGAGCTAATGCACCACTTGCCACTGGCGCAGCAGTCCAGCGAAACGGATGCCAAGTTTATATTAAAGCTTTACGAATCTCGGCTGAAGAAATACTACGAGTTAATATCCGCCCGCAATGCCGAGGAGATATCTCCCATTGTCAATCCTGATATACTGAAGTTCATCAAGGAATTTACTGCCCGAGTGCAGCAGACCGGCTCCTCGGACAGCCAGATGCCCAAGGTCAGCGCTCTCAAGGTGCCGCTTACGCCCAGTCAGTTCATGTCGCCCGCCCAGAA AGTCCTGGAGGATCTCAAGGCGCCCACGTTCTCTCTGCAAACAAGTCTGTCGAAGGCCTCTTCCCTCATTGATAGCTCTCATCGTTCTATGTTCGACTCCTCCAGTAGAAGGCGTTCGCGGGATCACGACGCAGACACCTTTATTCCTCTCGGAGATTGCCTGGATCGAGTCCAGCGCAGCACGGATATAATGGCCGCCGAGGCGGAGAAGTGTTTCTACGACTGCGACTACAAGCAGTGCATGAAAATACTCAATGA ACTACTTAAGGTGGATCCCTTCCATAACAACGCTTTGACCATTCAGATTGCCTGCCTGGTGGAGAACGGCGACTTCAACAGGCTGTTCTACGTGGCCCACAAGCTGGTGGACCGCTATCCCGACAAGGCCATCTCCTGGTACGCCGTGGGCTGTTACTACGACATGATTGGCAAGAGCGATCCCGCCCGGCGATATCTCTCCAAGGCCACGGCCCTGGATCGGCTCTATGGCCCCGCTTGGCTGGCCTATGGCCACAGTTTCGCCAATGAGAACGAGCACGAGCAGGCGATGGCCGCCTACTTTAAGGCAACTCAACTGATGCGGGGCTGTCATCTGCCTCTGCTCTATATCGGCGTGGAGTGTGGCCTGACAAAGAACTTGGAGCTCGCCGAGAAGTTTTTCCTGCAGGCTATGAACATAGCCCCGCTGGATGTATATGTGCTCCATGAGCTGGGCGTGATCAAGTACGAGTATGAGTTCTTCGATGGCGCCGCCACAATCTTCCAGTGCACCGTAGATATTGTGAAACAGCGGGCGAAGACCAACAACGAAGAGATCTCGGCCCGCTGGGAGCCGCTGTTTATCAACCTTGGCCACTCGCTGCGCAAGGTGCACAAGTACGAGGAAGCTCTGTACAACTTCCAATAT GCCCTTCTCCTAAGGCCCCAGACCCCAACTACTTACACTTCCATTGGTTTTATACACGCTCTGCTGGGTAACCTAGACCCCGCCATCGAAGCCTTCCACAAGAGCTTGGCGCTCAACAGAGACTGTATTGTGACTTCCACCATTCTCAAGAGCTGCATCGAGGACCTGATGGACGACTCGGCCACCATTGATGAGATCTGCAGCGCCGCCCTGCGGGATGTGGCCAAGAACATCACGGCCAATAGTCGCCGCGTGCTGAACTCGGACAAGTTTAATGGGATGAAGCTCAAgttcgaggaggaggaggagttcACCAACTCCGAGTCCAACATGGTGGTTGATATGAGCTTCGATACCTAG